GTTTGCGTCATTTTGTGTATACTTAATGCTAGTTTATAAGAAAGCTGATATACTTCTAAATCTTTATAAGATTTTATCACCCTTCTAACTTCTCCCTTCTAACCTCTAAATTCCATAGCTTCGGTGTCGTGTTTTAGCCCCGGACATTTTCGGCGCAGGATCTCTCGACTAGTGAGCTATTACGCACTCTTTGAATGTATGGCTGCTTCTAAGCCAACATCCTAGTTGTCTCTGAAATCCCACATCCTTTTCCACTTAACACGTACTTTGGGACCTTAGCTGATGGTCTGGGCTCTTTCCCTTTTGACCATGAAACTTATCTCTCATAGTCTGACTCCTGACGGTACCTATGCGGCATTCTTAGTTTGATATGCTTCGGTAAGCTTGTTGGCCCCCTAGGCAATTCAGTGCTTTACCTCCGCTAGGCTCACATCAAGGCTAGCCCTAAAGCTATTTCGAGGAGAACCAGCTATCTCCGGGTTCGATTGGAATTTCTCCCCTACCCACAGTTCATCCCCACGTTTTTCAACACGTGTGAGTTCGGACCTCCATCACCTTTTACGGTGACTTCATCCTGACCATGGGTAGATCACCCGGTTTCGGGTCTACTAATACCAACTATTATCGCCCTTTTAAGACTTGGTTTCCCTTCGGCTTCGTGCCTTTGGCACTTAACCTTGCTGGCATCAGTAACTCGCCGGACCGTTCTACAAAAAGTACGCGGTCGACCTTTAACGGTCTTCCACTGCTTGTAAACATAGGGTTTCAGGTTCTTTTTCACTCCCCTCCCGGGGTTCTTTTCACCTTTCCTTCACAGTACTATGCGCTATCGGTCACCAAGGAGTATTTAGCCTTGGGGGGTGGTCCCCCCTGCTTCCCACAAGGTTTCTCGTGTCTCGTGGTACTCTGGATACTGCCGGCGTTTTTTAGATTTTGTCTACAGGACTTTCACCTTCTTTGGTGTGCTTTTCCAAAACACTTCGACTATCCTTAAAACTACCTTTCGCAGTCCACAACCCCAGATTGCACGCAATCTGGTTTGGGCTCTTTCCCTTTCGCTCGCCACTACTTAGGAAATCGATGTTTCTTTCTCCTCCTGCAGGTACTTAGATGTTTCAGTTCCCTGCGTTCCCTCTATTAGACTATGGATTCATCTAATAGTGACTTGGGTTCGCCAAGTCGGGTTTCCCCATTCGGACATCTCTGGATCAACGGCTGTTTGCGCCTACCCAAAGCTTTTCGCAGCTTACCGCGTCCTTCTTCGGCTCTTGGTGCCAAGGCATCCACCCTATGCTCTTATTAGCTTGACCTAAGTAAAAAATGTTTGCATTTTTTGCTTAGGTCATGAGAACTTTTCGATACACAAGCTCCCTACCCTTACGTCAAATACAGCAAAGCTGTATTTGCGAAACTATCAATTTTCAAATCCTTACAAGTAAGTTTGAAAATTTCCGTTTCAAAAGTTCGAATGGTAGCCATGAGCTTGGCTCTTAAATTCATCATGCCTTTGCAAGAATGTTTACTTTAGCTTCTTTCAGTGTTTAGTTTTCAAGGTGCAGATGTTTGTTACAACAGCTTTGACATCTTATCATATTTTATGACTGATGTCAAGGTGTTTTTTGTTTCTTGGTGGAGACGACGAGATTCGAACTCGTGACCCCCTGCTTGCAAGGCAGGTGCTCTCCCAACTGAGCTACGCCCCCATGGTGAAGTTTGACGCCAGAAGTTCGAGGTAAGATAAAAACTTACCATTTCTTCTGTTTTAACTTCTATATTTATATTCAAGAGGTAATCAAGATTTTTCCAACCTCTAACCTCTATCTTCTAATTTCAATTCTGGCAGCCACCTACTCTCCCAGGCAGTCTCCCGCCAAGTACCATCGGCCGTCTATGGCTTAACCATCATGTTCGGTATGGGTATGGGTGTTTCCCATAGACGCATCGCCACCAGAAATTTTATAGAGTTTATGTACAGTTTTGAAACAAAACTGTTAAATAACAAAGATTTTAGTCTTTGTTATCAATCTCTCAAGACTAAACAGCACAGACTCATTTCCTTAGAAAGGAGGTGATCCAGCCGCACCTTCCGATACGGCTACCTTGTTACGACTTCACCCCAGTCATCGGCTTCACCTTCGACGGCTCCTTCCATACGGTTAGGTCACCGGCTTCGGGTGCTTCCGACTCCCATGGTGTGACGGGCGGTGTGTACAAGACCCGGGAACGTATTCACCGCGACATGCTGATTCGCGATTACTAGCGATTCCGACTTCATGTAGTCGAGTTGCAGACTACAATCCGAACTGGGACTGCTTTTTTGGGTTTCGCTCCAGGTCACCCCTTCGCTTCCCTCTGTCGCAGCCATTGTAGCACGTGTGTAGCCCAAGACATAAGGGGCATGATGATTTGACGTCATCCCCACCTTCCTCCAGGTTCACCCTGGCAGTCTCTCTAGAGTCCCCGACCTTACTCGCTGGTTACTAAAGATAAGGGTTGCGCTCGTTGCGGGACTTAACCCAACATCTCACGACACGAGCTGACGACAACCATGCACCACCTGTCTCTCCTGTCCCGAAGGAAGGGCTCGGTTAAGAGCCTGTCAGGAGGATGTCAAGCCTTGGTAAGGTTCTTCGCGTTGCTTCGAATTAAACCACATGCTCCACCGCTTGTGCGGGTCCCCGTCAATTCCTTTGAGTTTCATTCTTGCGAACGTACTCCCCAGGTGGAGTGCTTAATGCGTTGACTTCAGCACCGAAGCCTGTCGGCCCCGACACCTAGCACTCATCGTTTACGGCGTGGACTACCAGGGTATCTAATCCTGTTCGCTCCCCACGCTTTCGTGCCTCAGCGTCAGTTACAGTCCAGAAAGCCGCCTTCGCCACTGGTGTTCTTCCTAATATCTACGCATTTCACCGCTACACTAGGAATTCCGCTTTCCTCTCCTGCACTCTAGTAAGACAGTTTCAAATGCAATCCCGGAGTTGAGCCCCGGGCTTTCACATCTGACTTGCCCTACCGCCTACGCACCCTTTACACCCAGTGATTCCGGATAACGCTTGCCCCCTACGTATTACCGCGGCTGCTGGCACGTAGTTAGCCGGGGCTTCTTAGTCAGGTACAGTCACTTTCTTCTTCCCTGCTGATAGAAGTTTACGATCCGAAGACCTTCGTCCTTCACGCGGCGTCGCTGCATCAGGGTTTCCCCCATTGTGCAATATTCCCCACTGCTGCCTCCCGTAGGAGTCTGGGCCGTGTCTCAGTCCCAGTGTGGCCGTCCACTCTCTCAAGCCGGCTACTGATCGTCGCCTTGGTGGGCTGTTATCTCACCAACTAGCTAATCAGACGCGGATCCATCTTACACCACCGGAGCTTTCATGTGTCCTTCATGCGAAGAACTCACTTATGCGGTATTAGCAACGATTTCTCGTTGTTATCCCCCTGTGTAAGGCAGGTTATCCACGCGTTACTCACCCGTCCGCCACTAGGTTATTAATCCGGTAAACCTTCTTAATAACCCCGTTCGACTTGCATGTGTTAAGCACGCCGCCAGCGTTCATCCTGAGCCAGGATCAAACTCTCATGTTATAATCCTTGCCAGTTTACTGGCTATCTTTTAATTCTTCAATCAATGGAATTGATTGGGTTGTTTTTTGGTTTGTGCTGTTTAGTTTTCAAAGATCGATGCTTTGTCGCAAAATCACTTCATTTTGACGACAAAATGTATCATATCATATTTTGCACACGCTGTCAACCTGTTTATTTCTTCCTTTTTATTCCATTTGTACATTATGCTTCCTATGACGGCTGACAGAAATTTATTATATACAAAACCTCTCATTATGTCAACACTTTTTTACTCGATAAATTTGTATGTATTTCGACAAAATTTTGAATTCTCCCAATACTTTCTAATGATTATATTCAATTTATATTTCTTATTCAAATAAACTTATGTTATAATAGAGTCAGTTGAAAACATGTTTTAAAAGGAGTGGCTTATATGTCTGATCTTCGTGATACCATAACAGATGAATTCCAATATACAGTAGAAAATCTTTTAGTAAGAAATAAAAGTATACTTGATCAGCTTACAAAATACCAAGATTCCTGTGCTCGTGTCAATCGAACCATTGTTAAAGCAGTTACCCATTGTGGCTGTATTCAAATTAATAGTCAGAAACAAAAATATCCGGAAGATGATTCTGATTTATCCTTAGAAGATTTAAAGCTTTTAATGGATGATCATTTAGATGGGAAGTTGTGTGATAACTGCCGTGATTTTATAGAAAAAGAGATGGGAAGGAATTTATTTTATTTGGCATCCCTATGCAATACCCTTGATTTGAATATATACGATATTCTGATTAAAGAACTGGATCGTATACAGATGTTAGGTAAATTTACTCTAAGATAAAATAGATACTTAGAATTCAATGGCTGATAAAAACTACTCTCTGTAAATAATATTTATAAACACATAAATTTCGGGCGAACAATGTTCGCCCGTATTTATTTTAATATAATTTGTAGCGCTTCATTAACATTCTCCACGCCGTAAATTTTAATCCCGTCAATTGGTTTTAGCCCTTTCAAATTGGCTTTTGGAATCACGCAGGATTTAAATCCCATCTTTGAACATTCTATGATTCTTTTTTCTGCCATGCTGATTCCTCTTACTTCTCCTGTTAATCCCACTTCTCCAAAAACAACCATATGAGGATCAATGACTTGGTCTTTAAAACTGGATGCAATTGCTGCAATAATTCCAAGATCCAAAGCAGGCTCGGTAATCTTTATACCCCCTGCCAAATTAACATAACTGTCATAGCTTATGAGTTG
The genomic region above belongs to Defluviitalea saccharophila and contains:
- a CDS encoding DUF1573 domain-containing protein is translated as MSDLRDTITDEFQYTVENLLVRNKSILDQLTKYQDSCARVNRTIVKAVTHCGCIQINSQKQKYPEDDSDLSLEDLKLLMDDHLDGKLCDNCRDFIEKEMGRNLFYLASLCNTLDLNIYDILIKELDRIQMLGKFTLR